Below is a window of Brachyspira pilosicoli DNA.
ATATTTATAGCCTCTTTCTTACCAAAAGGTTTAGGACGAGTATACATAGCTATTAAAGGCATAAACATATTTCCTATTAATATAGAATACATAGTATATTCCGGAGAAGAACCAAAAGCTCTAAGTATTGCAAGTACAGCACCTATTAAAAGAGCATATATCCAAGCACCCAAATGACTAGAAGGGCAAGTAACCATATCAGTAGCCATAAAGAAAGCACCTAAAACAAATCCGCCAGCAAATACTTGATATATAGGAGAAGCAAATTTTCCAGGCATAGCAAGACAAAGTACTAAACTTACTGTAAATAGAGAGATAAACATTCCTAAAGGTATTCTCCAATCTATAGTTTTAGTAGCAATTAAGAATATTCCGCCTATTGTAAGAAGTATAACAGAAGTCTCACCTATAGCTCCGCCAGTGCTTCCTAAAAGCATTTGAATATAATAGTGAGCTTCAAATTGAATTTGTTCTATTAAAGAAGTACTAATACTATTATTATAAGTAAACTTCATAAAAGTTAAAGGAGTAGCCTGTGATAGAGCAGTCATCATATCAACTGACTGAGTACCGCCTGTAACGGCATTCATAGTTCTATGCCAATCTGTAATAAATAAATCTAAAAAAGGAACCCTAATAGGAGGAGTATAAGCACTCATTTGAGCAGGGAAAGCAACCTGTAAAAAAGCTCTTCCCACCAAAGCAGGGTTAAATATGTTAGAACCTAAACCTCCAAAAACTTCCTTAGCAAAAACAATAGCAACAACTCCTCCAATAACAACCATTGTAATAGTGGTACTAGGAGGTAAAGTCATTACTAAAAGCAAAGCCGTAACCACTGAAGCATAATCAGGAAGTACAGGCTGTTTTCTCATCTTTCTAACAATTATATTACATAAAACACAAGTAATAATAGAAGCAAGATATAATATAATTACTCTATTACCGAATAATACTACGCTATATATAATAGCAGGTAAAAGAGCAATAATTACTCTTAGCATAATTTTTTGTGTAGTATCTCCATCTTTTATATGAGGAGAAGATTCAGTGTATAACTTCATTATCTTATCTCCTTAACAAATCTTTACCATATCTAATCCATTGTACCAAAGGTATTTTGGAAGGACATATATAAGAACAACATCCGCATTCAAAACAAGTAGCTATATCCAAAGAATTTAATTTATCTTTAACTTTAGACTTAGCTGTATGAGCTATCTCAGTAGGAGAAAGATGAAGAGGGCATGCATTAGCACATCTTCCGCATTTAATACAAGGATATTCAACTTCCTTAGGCAATTTATTTTTATCTAAGAAAAGTAAAGAGTTAGTACCTTTATTAACACATTGTTCCAAATTAGGCACACTCGCTCCCATCATAGGACCGCCTGCTATAACAAGTACATCTTCAGAAATAAGTCCGCCGCACTCATTAACTATATGTGAAATCGGAGTACCAAGCGGAACCCAAATGTTTTTATGTTCTTTAATAGCATCGCCAGATACAGTAACAATTCTCTCTATTAATGGTTTATCTTTAGCAACAGCTTCATATATAGCATATAAAGTAGCCACATTTACAACTAAAACATTAACGTCCATAGGAAGCTTACCCACAGGTACAACTCTGCCAGTAGTAGCATCAATAAGCATTTTTTCAGCACCCTGAGGATAACGAAGTCTTAAAGGCATTACTTCAACATTGTAGTTTTTAGCGACTTTTCCCATCTCTTCAATAGCCAAAGGTTTATTAGCCTCTATACCAATAACAGTTCTTTTTACAGAAGGAATGATTTTTCTTAAGATTTCTATACCTTTGAACAAATCTTCAGTATGTTCCATCATAAGTCTATAATCGCTAGTGATATAAGGTTCACATTCAACACCGTTAATAATTAAAGTATCACAATTACCCTTTGCAGCACCATCAACTTTAACATTAGTAGGGAAAGTAGCCCCTCCCATACCAACTATACCGGCATTTTGAATTTTCTTAGACATCTCTTCTGCAGATAAAGTCATATAATTATTATTTAGAGTAAAATCGATATTATTAGCTTCTGCATCTAAATTAATAAGAAAAGCATTGGCTCCCCTTCCCAAAGGCGGCGGAGCAATTTCTATATTAGCAATAGTACCGCTAACAGAAGAAAACACATTTCCAGATACATATCCGCTAGCTTCGCCAATCATTTCTCCTCTTTGAACTTTATCCCCTTTATTTTTTAACATTTTAGCAGGTGCACCTATATGCTGTGCCATAGATATTAGAACTGATTTTGGAGCTTGGGTCATAGTAGAAGAAGCTATTTGAGCAGTATCTTTGCTATCATGAGGATGCACACCCCCAAAACGAAATTTACCTAACTTCATAATATATGTCCTTAATTTTTAACATTTTATTTATAATAAATTGATATTTAATCAATATTTAATACAGCAACTGCTCTCGTGTAACCGCTTCCATAACTACATAAAGCCAACTTAGTGTTTTTCTTTATACTTCCGTCCTCTAAAGCCATAGAAAGAGCAACTCCAGATGAAGCACTTAATGAAGAGTTAGCATTCTCCATTTTTGAATAAACAATATCTTTAGAGACATTCAAAGTATTAACAAAAGCATCAAAAGCATTTTTGTTAGAATATGAAGGTATATAGTAAGTAGGTTCTATATTATTTTTAGATAAGATTTCTTTTATATAGAGCGCAGCTTTTTTTGCTTCTTCTTCAAATATAGTATTATTTTTTATAGATATAAAATGTTCTTTATTGTTGACACCTTCTTTGGTGTATGGTTTAGCAGTTCCGCCCATAGGGATGTAACAATTTTCCAAAGCATTTCCATCTGTAACAGAATCTATAAAATTTATCTCAATATTAGATTTTTCATTGGAAACTATAGCAGCAACAGAAGCGTCATCAAATCTATTAGTATCATCACAAATATAAAAAGATTCAGTTGCTACTACTAATATGTTTTTATATCTATTGCTTTTTATAAAGGCATAGGCAAGTCTTAAAGCTGATATAAAACCAGTAAAATCACTTTCTATGTCAAAACAAAAAGCATTTTTTGCCTCAATTTTACCTGCTAATATACAAGCAGTAGAAGGATAAACATAATCTTTAGTAACAGTTGCACAAATAATAGCATCTATAGATAATGGGTCTATATTTTTTATAGTATCTTTAATAGATTCCATAGCTAATTCAGATGCGGGCATAGATGTTTGTTTATTCTTATAAATAGCTTTACAAGATTTAATATATACCATATATAAAAATCCTTTTAAAAAATTCTTCTTTTCACACCAGAATCTAAAAGTTCTTTAGATATTTTTTCATTGATTTTTGCATCTAAAAATTTATACATATTAAGCACAGCATTTTTAACACCGTCTTTACCAGTAGTGCCATGCCCAACAAAAGCTCCGCCGTTTAATCCAAGCAATATAGCAGAACCATAAGAATCGGCACTCATTTGCGTCTTTAAATTTTTAAATACAGATTTCATCATAACAGCACCCATCATATTAAGAGGGTTCTTTTTTATTTCTTTTTTTAAGAGATTTACTATTAAGCTAGCACTTCCTTCTATACTTTTTAATACTATATTACCATCAAAGCCGTCAGCAAGTACAACATCAGCAATATCCGATTTAAGCATGCTGTTAGGTTCAACATTACCTACAAAATTTACTTTCTTCATTTTTTCTAATCTTTCAAAATGTTTTTTTACAGCAGCATTTCCTTTACTATCTTCTTCACCTATATTTAAAAGAGCAACTCTTGGATTATTTATGTTCATGTATCTTTTAGCGAATACTCTTCCCATAACAGCGAATTGAGCCATATAATCTGGGCTGCAATCTACATTTGCCCCCATATCCATCATACAAAACTCACCGCCTATTTTAGGAAGTGTAGATACTAAAGGGGGACGCATTACACCTTTTAAACGGCCTATTTCTGTAAGTGCGGCAGCTAATGTGGCTCCAGTGTTACCTGGAGAAAAGAAACCTTCCGATTTTTTATCTGACACCAAACGTGCTGCTACTAATACAGAAGCATTTTTTTTATGTTTTACTGCAATAGCTGGAGTTTCTGTCATTTCTATGATAGAATCACTATGTTGTATATCTACACGATTCTTATCATATTTTAATGATGATAAAGATTTAACGATATCTTTTTCATTACCAACTAATATCAAATTCACATCTTTATTTAAAGACAATGCTTCAATTGCACCATTTACTAATTCGTCTAGAGGTTTTTCTCCGCTAGCAACATCTATGGATAAATTCATTGATAATCCTATTATTTATTAACCAGCATTTTGATTTTTATTAGCTTTTACTACTCTATCTTTATAAAATCCGCATTCAGGACAAATTCTGTGCGGCATTCTTTCTGCTCCGCATTGAGGGCAGATTGATAAAGAACCTAAAAATCTTTTATCATTAGCAGCTTGTCTTGATCTTTTTTTCGATTTCGATTTTCTATGCTTAGGTACAGCCATTTCTTTCTCCTTAAAAGTTATATATAATACTCAAATTTATAATAATTAAATCCTATTTTACTATTATGTCTAATTTTTGTCAAGTTTTATTTACTTACTTCTTATTATTATGTTTATATTTAAAATAATTGATTATTTTATCAGCTTGATTATATTTATAAAAATTATAGAATATATTTATATTATTTTTAGGATATGGTTTATGAAAAAGTTTATTTTATTATTTACGCTCTTTTCGCTTATAGGATGCAATTTATATGTAAGCGATAAAGTAAGCATACTTATGTTTAATGAAGATGCTAATGGCAATGAAATTACTAATGAAACTTTAAATTTTATACTTGTAAAAAGAGATAACACAAACAGTTTTAATAATATTACATACATAAGCGGAACTATAATAAACAAAAAAGGAAATCAGAAGATAACAAATATCACTGAAGCACAATATATAAAAGATATCAACAACACAAACTCTATCCAAAACCTAAATTTAGATAATTATAATATGAACATTAATTACTCAAAAAAAAGCATTATTTTTACAGATGATGACGGCACAAAATATACTCTTCCTTTAAATAATTCGGAAGATACTTGGTTTTATAAATTAATCAAAGGCGCCACTAATTCATAATAATTATTGTTTCTATAGTTGTAAATATTAAAAATTATTATATAATAAACTTTTATATACAATAAGTCTGTGAGAGGATATATTAATATGGGAAAACCTATAACTAAAGAAGGATATGACAAAGTAAAAGAAAAGCTATCAGAATTAAAAGCAGAGTTTGATACTTTGCCTGCTATAATAGCTGAAGCAAGAGAAAAAGGAGACTTGAAAGAAAATGCAGAATATCATGCCGCAAGAGAAAAACAAGGTCTTCTTCAAGCACAAATCTCTAAATTAGAAAGCGATTTGGCAGTATGTGAAATAGTTGATCCTTCAAAGATGAATAAAGACATTGTAACTTTTGGAAAAAGAGTAAAAGTTAAAGATAAAAACTCTAATGCAGTTTTTGAGTATAGAATTGTAGGGGAATTAGAAGCAGATATGTCTAAAAATGAGATTACTATAGTTACACCTATTGCAAGAGGACTTCTTACAAAAAAAGTTGGGGATGTTGTTACTATAAAAGTGCCTGCTGGTGATAAGGTATTAGAAATATTAGAAATTAGTCTATAATAAATAATTTTTGAATATTTTAATAAAGGCTTGAATATAAATATTATTATACTCAAGCCTTTTTAATTATTTTTGTAATATAAAAACAATTATACTTTTTTAACTAAACAAATATTTTATATGTAAAAGTTTAAATATATAATCATTTCTTCGAAAAACTATTTTCCTCACCTCTAAGCATTCTTTTATAGTTTGGTATATGTTTTATTATAATAAATATTGCAAGAAGTATAGTTATTGGAAGTAAAGCCACATAGTTAACATTAAAAAATATTCTATATAAAAAATTAGCCTTAAAATATAAAAAGCTTAATACAATAGGAAAAGCTAAAGCACCAACAGTAGAGCCAATAGCAACAGTTTTTCTTGAAGCAAATAAACCTATAAAGAAAAATATCATAGTAATAAGCAAACTAATAGGAGCAAGCATAAACATAGAACCAGCACTTGTAGCTACACCTTTACCGCCTTTAAAACCTAAAAATACAGAAAATACATGCCCAAGTATAGAAGCTACAGCACAAAAAATTAAAATATAGCTATGAGTTAAAATTATATCAGAAAGAATGAAAGCAGGCACTATAACAGCAATCATTCCCTTGCCTATATCGCAAATATAAGCAGCAATACCAGCCTTTTTACCGCATACTCTAAGCACATTGCTTGCCCCTGGGTTGCAGCTGCCCTCTTTTCTCACATCATGACCATTAATCTTTCCTATTATAAATGAAAATGGTATAGCACCAATTATATATGACACAACTATACTTATTAAAACTTTAATTATCATATTTCTTTCCCCTCTTTCTAAAATTAAGCAGAATAGGCGTTCCTCTAAAATCGAACATCTCTCTAAATTTATTTTCTAAATATCTTTTATAATGAGAGTTTAATTTATGCGGATGATTACAAAATACAGCAAAAGCAGGCGGATTAACTCCTGTTTGAGTAACATAGAAAATCTTAAATGGACTTCCTCCTGCTGATATAGAATATTCTCTTGTAGCTCTCACCATAGTTTCAGTAAGTGCATGTGTTTCAAATCTTTGAAGTCTTGTCTTTGCCACCCTGATGGCTAAAGATAAAAGCTTCTCAGCATCATTTTTTCTCGTAGCACAAACCCTCGCATAAAAAGCATAATTAAGCACAGGAAAAGCAGACTTCATATAAGCTTCATAATCATTCCAAGTGGTTCCTTTCTCTCTTATATCCCATTTATTAGCTGCTATTATTATTCCCTTTCTTCTCTCTATTATGAGGTTTGCTATAGTTTTATCTTGGTCTGTTAAACCTTCAAAGACATCAAGCATTAGTATGCATACATCAGAAGCTTCTATTGCTTTTATAGCCCTATTTACACTATAATATTCAACATCTGTATTAACATTCTTCTTTTTTCTTATACCAGCAGTATCTACAAGACAAATATCATCACCCTTAAAGTTGAATGTTTCATCTATAGAATCTCTTGTTGTACCTGCAATATTTGAAACAATGCTTCTATCTTTCCCAATTAATGTATTTAATAAAGTAGATTTACCCGCATTAGGCTTTCCTACTATAGCTATATTTATAATTTTCTTTTTTGCTATATATTCATCGAGTCTGCGCTGTTTTTTGTTATCTTTATCTTCATCATACTCTTCATCATCTTCTTCAAACAATTCATCATCATCTAAAACATTATCTTCTTTTTTATTTTCTTCTTCTTTTTTACTATTCTCTCTCTCTGCTTCTAAATCAATACCTACCCTCTCAAAAACTTCAAGAATTTTTTCTCTCAAATCATCAATGCCATTATTATGCTCGGCACTTATAGCAATAATATCCTTTATGCCAAGAGAATAAAACTCATTAATTAGATTGTTATGAGAATCAGAATCTACTTTATTTACAACGAGAATAATAGGTTTATTTAATTTTCTTATAGTATTAATAAAATGCCTGTCATCTGGGTGAGTTTGATGAGCATCTACAACAAACAAAAGCAAATGAGCCTCATCTGTAGCAGTTTTTAATGCCTTCTCTCGAACCTTTTCATTTAAACTATCTTCACTCGTGTCTAAAAGTCCGCCTGTGTCAAACACATTAAAAGCTATATCATCAATATAAGTCTTTGCTATGCTAATATCTCTTGTAACTCCTGCTGTAGGATCAACTATTGATTTTCTTCTTCCTGCAAATCTGTTAAAAAGTGTGGACTTACCAACATTTGGTCTGCCAAGTATAGCAATATTTTTCATTTATTTAACCTTAAACATTATGCTCTTTTTATAATAACATAAAATATAATATATTGCTATTATATTTTATTGACTTTATTATTTATCAAATATAAAATAAATAAAATGATAAAATTAAATAAAAAATTAAATATTATTGCCATATTTATTATAATATTATCTATTATAATAAATATAAATACATCATTGTCTATACTCCCATATAGATATACAGTAGATGATTTTCATCATTTTTATGATATGCATAGATGGTATGAAAAACAAATAATTCCATATACTGGTACAAGATTAAAACCAGGCGATGTATATAAAGATGAATTTACAATACCAAGAGTGCCCGGAGGAATATACTATATTACATATACTCTATTTTATAAAATAGCTAATGAAAATCTTTATTTCGCAAAAGTTATCAACTATATATTTAGCTTATCTATTATATTAATATTTTTATTTTGGTTCTTTAAAAGATTTGGCTTAATAATGACATCTTTCATGTCTGTACTTGTATTATGTAATGGATATATTATTAGAGCATTAACCAACTTTTGGAATCCTAATTTAACTCTTATATTTAGTTTTATATTTTTTATATTTTTATTTGAGTATATATGCGCTGATAATGAATTAAAAACAAAACTATCTGCTATATTTATATTTCCAGTTTTAGCAATAATGGCTCAGGCACATTTTTCTGTTTTCTTTTCTATTGTTCCTACAATAATTATATATTTGATAATAAAATATAAAAAAACATTTAAATATCTGCCATATTTAGCTATCGGAGTATTTGTATCATTTTTATTATATTTACCATATTTAATATACGAAATAAAAAATAATTTCTATAACACATACTCTATATTAATGGAAAAAAGTGCAATAAACTATATAGCTTTTCCTAAATATCAAGCATTCATATTATTCCCTACTAATGAAATGTCTGCTCTTTTTATAAAAAAATTGGATAATATAATTGATTTTTGGTTTTCAAACCCTCCGCTTATTTTTGGATTTATATTTTTATTATTGAGTCTAATATTCTCAGCGATTTGTTTAATTGGAAGTTTTTATATTATATTCAAAAGCTTAAAGAAAAAACTTATATTAAATAATAAAGAATTAGCTCTAAAAGATATGTTTTTAATACTATTATTATCTATGATAGTATCAACATTACTTTTTATGATAGCACCGCCTAGTTCTGGTTCATTTCATTATCTGTATGGAATATTTTCTATAAGCTATTCTTATATTCTGCTTTTTATAATAAAATATAAAGATATTATTATTAATAAAAAAAATATTTTATATACTTTGCTAATATTTTTTATATTAAATTCCCTTGCTATGTCTTTAACAATAAAAAGATATATAGATAAATATGAAAAACCGTATAGCATAGAAATGAACAAACAAATAAATGATTATATAAATAAAAATTGATTATACCGAATATAACTTTTTGTATATAACTAAGCTAAAATTTGTATTATATGTTATAATAAATAAAATGATGATTAAAAGGATGATATATAATGGACAATAATAGTGTTAATAATGTAAATATAGAAAAAGCTGTTGAACTAATAAAAACAAATAAAGATTTAAAACTATTGGATATTAGAGGCCCTTATGAGGTAAAGGCTACAGGCTTTATAGAAGGAAGCATGCTTTTAGACCCTAATGACCGTCAAATTATAGAGACTATAGAAAACTTAGACAGAGACAAAGAATATTTATTATACTGTGCAAGCGGCGGACGTTCTTCTGCGGTATCGCAATATATGCTAAAAAAAGGATTTAAGCATTTAAATAACCTTATAAATGCTGGATATATAGAGCTATCTATTGCTTTAGAAAATAGTAAATAATTTAATTTACACTATTGCAATAAACTTTAACTTATAATATAATAATTTAGATAGTTTAGAATAATTTAATTTTTTGGAGATAAATCAATGAAAAAAAATATACATCCAGAATACTATGAAACTGATGTAAATTGTGCATGCGGTGCTAATTTCAAAATACATTCAGTTCAAAAAACTTTACACGTTGACATTTGTCATAATTGTCACCCTTTCTTTACTGGTAAACAAAAAATATTGGATACTGCTGGTAGAGTTGATAAATTCAAAAAACGTTATGGCTTAAAAAAATAATATTTAATCAATAAATATAAAAAATATTTAAGTCTATAAAGTATTATATCTGCATTATATACTTTGTAGACTTTATTTATTGATAAAGGCGGTTTATGGACAGCGACGGCGTTTACAAAAGAGTAAATATCAATAAAGTAATATCTCAAATATTAAAAACCAACCCTAACATAACAGAAGCTAAAGCAAATGAATTAGCATACAAAATGATAAAAGAACTTAATAAGAAAGTTTCTTCTATGGTAGCTGATTTTGAAAACGGCGAAGGCGACTTCATGGCTTGTTATTTTGAATCTATAGAAAAGCAATAAATCTATTAAAAAAGAAATTAAGTTATTTGCAGGGCTTTGCACCCTGTGAAGCGTGCCCTTAGGGTAGCACCCCACTTCTTTTGCGACCGCAGGAAGTGCCTGTGGTATTACCACAAAGAAGCAAAAAGGCTGCATTTTTATGAAGTATAGCCAAAAACATATAGTATCATTATATATATTTTTTAGATATAAAATTTGAATACTTGCATTTTTTGCAACTTTGACGAAGTCCGCACAGCGACCGAAGGGAGTCCTTCAGGACGACCGAAGGAAGTGCCTGCGACCGTAGGAAGTATCTTTAGGTATGGTGCGAAGGCGGGAAAAAGTTGAATAAAACAAAAACATAAATTGTAAAATATAGTTGTTTAAGTGTATACTAAAAATTTTTAAGTTTATTAAAAGTTTTTTATTTGCGGGGACTAGCCCCCGCACCCCCAGTTCTTTTGTTGACACAAAGAACCAAAAAGACTGCATTTTATAAAATATAGCTAAAAACATATGGTATTACTTTATATTTTATTATATATAAAACTGAAATATTTGCACTTTAGCTATTGGCAAGCCATTTAATATTTAAACTCCACAGTATAATGTGTAATAGCATCATCAGGCATAATATATTCTTTGTAATTTTTCATATAAGCCTCCACCATATCAGCTCTAGCATCATTATACATAGCATCAGGTATACTAATAATAAAACCACCTTGGAAAGAATCATAATAACCTTCTCTGTACTTCTTTGCCCATTCTCTAAAATAATTAAGCAAAGGAGTATATGATTGAATAGGAGGGCTTTTAAGCATAAGATATATTTGATAATAATCTACAAGCTGTATTACTTTATTATTAATATTAAGCAATACTTTCTCACCGCCGCTCTGCCATACCATTAAATTATCTGTATAATCTATTGGAGTAATAAGCTTCCAGCTGTCAGCTTCATTAGGTTTTTCTCTTGCTGCAAAAAATTGATTCTTACCTGCTCCTTTCAAATGAGTTTCTGAAACAGTAAAATATTCTTCGCCTCTCTTATATGCTGCATCTATTTCTGCATAAGGTATTGTAGGATAATAATATTCTTTTCCGTCAATTTCCCAAGATGAATATGTATTATCTGATTTATAATATATACCATTATCTAGTTTTACCCAATTTGGTTCTTCAGGGGTTTCTACTCTGTTTTGTAAATATCTATCTAATCCTTTAAAAGGATTATTAAGAAGATCAATCTTTTCAGCATTTTTATAAGCATCTGAATTAGGCTCTAAAGTCCAATGTACTCCATCTGTACTTGACCATATCCTTTTATCATCGATAAATCTTTCTTCTCTTGGAGTCCATTTATTAATAGAAGGATTATGTTCATAATAACATCTACATCCTCTTCCAAAATATATTTTATCCTTATCAATCGCAATGTCAAAATTATAGATATTATTATACTCACCGCTTCTAGCACCCCAAGGAGTATTATCTATTTTCTCCCAATTAGCTCCTACAGAAGTATCTTTGCTTTTATGTATTCTGTAATAATAATCTTTGCTTACTGTATACGAGCCTGCATTAACAGGTCTTGTTCCTGAAGGATTCTGCTCCAAAAAAGTTTCTCTTAATCCCATTAAATATATATAATCTTTAAATTGAAAAAAACGAGCTACATCCATTCCATATCCTCCCTGAAAACTTTCATTTGGATTATTTGGGTTTGGTGTAGGCATTTTATAACGTATATTAGCAGCAGAACCGTTTGTCTGCCAATTAAGTAAATCTGATGATGTATAATATCTGTTGTCATACACTATAGAATCAATAACATACTCATAATCCACAGAAATATCTGACATAGAGAAACTTCCGTATGTATAAGGTTCAGATATAATTTTATCATTTTCTATTACTGATATATTATATTTTAGTCTGCTAAAAGTATCATAATTAACATCTTTAGCATAAATATTTATATTGCCATTATCATCTATTTGAAGAATTATATTTTTATCTATTTGATTTAATGTTTTGCTTTTAGGGTCATAGTTATACATATAGTCAGCTAATATATACCATTTGCCTTGATATTTAAACTTCTTACTAAAACTTCCGAATACTTCGCCGTCTTTAGCAGGCACTGGGGTTACATCAACATGACCAGGTATTGTCTCTTCTGGCAATCTAAAATCTGTTTCAGGCGGTATATAGGTTGGAGATAATATATTAATCTTTTTACAAGATACAATTAACATTATTACAACAATTAATAAAGCAACTATTAAACATAATCTTTTATTAAATTTCTTTTTCATAATAAAACAAACCGCAAATATATTTTTTATAATTTTTTTAACAGCAAAGCATTATTATTAAAACCATATAAAATTATCAGCAACAAATCAAACATATTCTACATTACAAATATAATTTTTCAAGCTAATTTTATAATTTTCTTTGTTTAGAAGTAATATATATTCTTTTTAGTTTAGAAATGTAGACATCCATTATAATTTAAATAGATATCTTTAACTCCAATATACAAATAATAAAAGCATATAATTAGATATAATTTCTTTATGTTTATTACAATAAAAATATAAAAGGCTTAGTATAAATATTTATTAATTATCTTTCAAAATATACATAATAACTAAATCATCTAAAGAATTTTTTATCGAGATAATCTTTTGAAAGTCTTAAAACAAATGGTCTTCCATGCGGGCAATTAGTTAATATATTTTCTTCTTCAAGCAAATCAAGTAAAGTTTGCATATCATTAATAGAAAGTTTATCTCCTGCCTTTGGTGAATATTTACAAGATATTGTGCTGCATGTATGTTTTATTAATTTCTCTAAACTATTGTTGCTCTCTTTAGAAATATATATATCCAAAATATCTTTAATAATTTTTTCTATCTTTTGATTTTTGGGTATATATATTGGAACTTCATCTATTATAATGCTATTTTTTGAATTAGCTTCAAACTTTATACCTATAGATTCTATTTGTTCTTTTGAAGAGTTTAATATATCTATTTCATAATCTCTATACTCTATTTCGCAAGGTATAAGCAGTTTCTCATATTCCAATTTACCGCTAATTAAAG
It encodes the following:
- the der gene encoding ribosome biogenesis GTPase Der; translated protein: MKNIAILGRPNVGKSTLFNRFAGRRKSIVDPTAGVTRDISIAKTYIDDIAFNVFDTGGLLDTSEDSLNEKVREKALKTATDEAHLLLFVVDAHQTHPDDRHFINTIRKLNKPIILVVNKVDSDSHNNLINEFYSLGIKDIIAISAEHNNGIDDLREKILEVFERVGIDLEAERENSKKEEENKKEDNVLDDDELFEEDDEEYDEDKDNKKQRRLDEYIAKKKIINIAIVGKPNAGKSTLLNTLIGKDRSIVSNIAGTTRDSIDETFNFKGDDICLVDTAGIRKKKNVNTDVEYYSVNRAIKAIEASDVCILMLDVFEGLTDQDKTIANLIIERRKGIIIAANKWDIREKGTTWNDYEAYMKSAFPVLNYAFYARVCATRKNDAEKLLSLAIRVAKTRLQRFETHALTETMVRATREYSISAGGSPFKIFYVTQTGVNPPAFAVFCNHPHKLNSHYKRYLENKFREMFDFRGTPILLNFRKRGKKYDN
- a CDS encoding rhodanese-like domain-containing protein, with product MDNNSVNNVNIEKAVELIKTNKDLKLLDIRGPYEVKATGFIEGSMLLDPNDRQIIETIENLDRDKEYLLYCASGGRSSAVSQYMLKKGFKHLNNLINAGYIELSIALENSK
- the rpmE gene encoding 50S ribosomal protein L31, whose protein sequence is MKKNIHPEYYETDVNCACGANFKIHSVQKTLHVDICHNCHPFFTGKQKILDTAGRVDKFKKRYGLKK